Proteins from a genomic interval of Pseudomonas sp. RC10:
- the glnE gene encoding bifunctional [glutamate--ammonia ligase]-adenylyl-L-tyrosine phosphorylase/[glutamate--ammonia-ligase] adenylyltransferase, whose product MSLPSLANLPAVLLPLASRAQQSFRAALTAMTEGGQTTFDAWSAERLTAFDRVCASSDFVAEQVVRDPQMLLDLAESGELERSFAANELREHIANAVAEATTDDELGRNLRRQRTRQQVRIIWRDLTRQADLIETCRDLSDMADGSIDLAYRWLYDRHCQQFGVPTGRRTGEAQQMVILGMGKLGAVELNLSSDIDLIFAYPEGGETVGVKRPLDNQEFFIRLGQRLIKALDPVTVDGFVFRVDMRLRPYGSSGALVLSFNALEQYYQDQGRDWERYAMIKARVVGGDQAKGSELLEMLRPFVYRRYLDFSAIEALRTMKQLIQQEVRRKGMAANIKLGSGGIREVEFIAQAFQLIHGGRDLSLQQRPLLKVLRTLEGQGYLPTAVITELREGYEFLRYTEHAIQAIADRQTQMLPEDDRDQARIAFIMGFVDWDAFHAQLMYWRGRVDWHFRQVIADPDEEEGQEDGGEEIVGGEWLPLWEESQNEEAACRQLQDGGFVDAQKALKHLNNLRNSSQLRSMQRLGRERLDAFIPRLLAQAVEHANPDLVLERVLPLVEAVARRSAYLVLLTENPGALRRLLTLCAASPWIAEQIARFPLLLDELLNEGRLFSPPQALELAAELRERLTRIPEDDLEQQMEALRHFKLAHRLRVAASEITGSLPLMKVSDYLTWLAEAILEQVLALAWRHTVARHGAPRRPDGTLCDPGFVIVGYGKVGGIELGHGSDLDLVFIHDGDPQAETDGPKPIDGAQFFTRLGQRIIHLITTQTNSGQLYEVDMRLRPSGAAGLLVSSLGAFSRYQENEAWTWEHQALVRARVLVGSTDVGKGFEGVRASVLGRERDLATLQQEVSDMRAKMRDNLGTKGTLAGKGANAFEPSSSFDLKQDAGGIVDIEFMVQYAALAWSREHPALLRYTDNIRILEGLEEAGLMPAADASLLREVYKAYRSAAHRQALQKEAGAVSGDQFASERREVMRVWGQLGLS is encoded by the coding sequence ATGAGCCTTCCCTCGCTGGCCAATCTGCCGGCCGTCCTTCTGCCGTTGGCCTCGCGCGCGCAGCAATCCTTTCGCGCTGCGCTCACCGCTATGACCGAGGGCGGACAGACAACTTTCGATGCCTGGTCCGCTGAGCGTCTGACCGCATTTGATCGCGTTTGCGCGTCCAGCGACTTTGTCGCCGAACAGGTCGTGCGCGACCCGCAGATGCTGCTCGACCTCGCTGAATCTGGCGAGCTGGAGCGCAGCTTTGCGGCCAATGAACTGCGTGAGCACATCGCCAACGCGGTGGCCGAAGCGACCACCGACGATGAGCTGGGGCGTAATCTACGTCGTCAAAGGACGCGTCAGCAAGTCCGAATTATCTGGCGCGACCTCACACGCCAAGCCGATCTGATCGAAACCTGCCGCGACCTTTCCGACATGGCGGATGGCAGTATCGACCTCGCATACCGATGGTTGTATGACAGACATTGCCAACAGTTCGGCGTCCCGACGGGCCGTCGTACGGGCGAAGCCCAGCAAATGGTCATCCTGGGCATGGGCAAGCTGGGCGCCGTCGAGCTTAACCTCTCTTCTGACATCGACCTGATCTTCGCCTACCCCGAAGGCGGTGAAACGGTGGGCGTGAAGCGACCACTGGACAACCAAGAGTTTTTCATTCGCCTCGGTCAGCGATTGATCAAGGCGCTGGATCCGGTGACGGTTGACGGTTTTGTATTCCGCGTCGACATGCGCCTGCGGCCTTACGGTTCGTCCGGCGCGCTGGTCTTGAGCTTCAACGCGCTGGAACAGTATTACCAGGACCAGGGCCGCGACTGGGAACGCTACGCCATGATCAAGGCGCGGGTCGTCGGTGGCGATCAGGCCAAGGGCAGCGAGTTGTTGGAAATGCTGCGACCGTTCGTCTATCGCCGCTACCTCGATTTCTCTGCCATCGAGGCGCTGCGCACCATGAAACAGCTGATTCAGCAGGAAGTCCGGCGCAAAGGCATGGCCGCGAACATCAAGCTGGGTTCAGGCGGCATTCGCGAAGTGGAGTTCATCGCTCAGGCGTTTCAGTTGATTCACGGCGGACGCGACCTGAGCCTGCAACAGCGGCCACTGCTCAAGGTGCTGCGCACGCTGGAAGGGCAGGGCTATCTGCCCACGGCGGTCATCACTGAGCTGCGCGAAGGCTACGAATTCCTGCGCTACACCGAGCACGCCATTCAGGCGATTGCCGACCGCCAGACCCAAATGCTCCCCGAAGACGACCGCGATCAGGCGCGCATTGCCTTCATCATGGGGTTTGTTGATTGGGACGCCTTCCACGCGCAGCTGATGTACTGGCGCGGACGGGTCGATTGGCATTTCCGCCAAGTGATTGCCGACCCCGACGAGGAAGAGGGTCAGGAAGACGGCGGCGAAGAGATTGTCGGCGGCGAGTGGCTGCCGCTGTGGGAAGAGTCTCAAAACGAAGAAGCCGCTTGCCGCCAATTGCAAGACGGCGGGTTCGTCGATGCGCAGAAAGCCCTGAAACACCTGAATAACCTGCGCAACAGCTCGCAATTGCGCTCGATGCAGCGACTGGGGCGCGAACGGCTCGATGCATTCATTCCGCGACTGTTGGCTCAGGCGGTCGAACACGCCAACCCCGATCTGGTGCTGGAACGGGTGTTGCCGCTGGTGGAAGCCGTCGCCCGGCGTTCGGCGTATCTGGTGCTGCTTACTGAAAACCCCGGCGCGCTTCGGCGTTTGTTGACGTTGTGCGCCGCCAGTCCTTGGATCGCCGAGCAGATCGCCCGCTTCCCGCTGCTGCTCGATGAGCTTCTCAACGAAGGTCGTTTGTTCAGCCCGCCGCAGGCATTGGAGCTCGCCGCCGAACTCCGCGAACGACTGACGCGCATCCCCGAGGATGATCTGGAGCAACAAATGGAGGCGCTGCGTCACTTTAAACTGGCGCACCGGCTGCGCGTTGCAGCGTCGGAGATCACCGGCAGCCTGCCGTTGATGAAGGTCAGCGATTACCTGACCTGGCTGGCCGAGGCGATCCTTGAGCAAGTGCTGGCACTGGCCTGGCGGCACACCGTCGCACGTCATGGTGCGCCGCGCCGTCCTGATGGCACCTTGTGCGATCCGGGGTTCGTGATTGTCGGTTATGGGAAAGTCGGCGGCATTGAACTGGGGCATGGTTCGGACCTGGACCTGGTGTTCATCCATGATGGTGATCCCCAGGCGGAAACTGACGGGCCGAAGCCGATCGACGGCGCGCAATTCTTCACACGACTGGGTCAGCGGATCATTCACCTGATCACCACGCAGACTAACTCCGGCCAGTTGTACGAAGTGGACATGCGCCTGCGGCCCTCGGGCGCGGCGGGTCTGCTGGTCAGTTCGCTGGGGGCGTTTTCGCGCTATCAGGAGAACGAAGCCTGGACGTGGGAGCATCAGGCGCTGGTCCGTGCGCGGGTGCTGGTGGGCAGCACGGATGTGGGCAAGGGATTTGAAGGTGTGCGTGCGTCGGTGCTGGGGCGCGAGCGTGATCTGGCGACGTTGCAACAGGAAGTCAGCGACATGCGGGCCAAGATGCGCGACAACCTCGGAACCAAGGGCACGCTTGCCGGGAAGGGGGCAAATGCCTTCGAACCCTCGTCGTCGTTCGATCTCAAGCAGGACGCCGGTGGTATCGTCGATATCGAATTTATGGTGCAATACGCGGCCTTGGCGTGGTCCAGAGAGCACCCCGCGCTGCTTCGATACACCGATAACATCCGCATTCTCGAAGGCCTGGAAGAGGCAGGGCTGATGCCCGCCGCCGACGCGAGCCTGTTGCGTGAGGTGTATAAAGCGTACCGTTCCGCCGCACACCGACAGGCCCTGCAGAAAGAGGCCGGCGCGGTCAGCGGTGATCAGTTCGCCAGCGAGCGGCGTGAAGTGATGCGGGTCTGGGGGCAGTTGGGGTTGAGTTGA
- the waaF gene encoding lipopolysaccharide heptosyltransferase II, with translation MRILIVGPSWVGDMVMAQTLFQCLKQRHPQCEIDVLAPEWSRPILERMPEVRTALSFPLGHGALELATRRRIGKSLKGQYDQAILLPNSLKSALVPFFAGIPKRTGWRGEFRYGLLNDVRVLDKQKYPLMIERFMALAYDKDAEIPRPYPKPSLQIEAASRDAALAKFGLTLDRPVLALCPGAEFGESKRWPSEHYAKVAETKIREGWQVWLFGSKNDHAVGESIRERLIPGLREESANLSGGTSLAEAIDLLSCADAVVSNDSGLMHVAAALNRPLVAVYGSTSPGFTPPLADQVEIVQLGIECSPCFERTCRFGHYNCLRLLEPESVITSLSHLGGTPVEVA, from the coding sequence ATGAGAATTCTGATCGTAGGGCCCAGCTGGGTCGGTGACATGGTGATGGCGCAAACGCTGTTCCAGTGCCTGAAACAGCGTCACCCGCAGTGCGAAATCGATGTGCTGGCCCCCGAGTGGAGTCGGCCGATCCTTGAGCGCATGCCCGAAGTGCGCACGGCCTTGAGCTTTCCGCTCGGCCACGGCGCGCTGGAACTGGCGACCCGTCGTCGCATCGGCAAGTCCCTGAAAGGCCAGTACGACCAAGCGATTCTGCTGCCCAACTCGCTGAAATCGGCGCTGGTGCCGTTCTTCGCCGGTATTCCGAAACGCACTGGCTGGCGTGGCGAGTTCCGCTATGGCCTGCTCAACGACGTGCGCGTGCTGGACAAGCAGAAATATCCGCTGATGATCGAGCGTTTCATGGCCCTGGCCTATGACAAGGACGCGGAAATCCCGCGCCCTTATCCGAAACCCAGCCTGCAAATTGAAGCCGCCAGCCGCGACGCCGCGCTCGCCAAATTCGGTTTGACCCTTGACCGTCCGGTGTTGGCGCTGTGTCCCGGTGCCGAGTTCGGCGAATCCAAGCGCTGGCCGTCCGAGCACTACGCCAAGGTCGCCGAGACCAAGATTCGCGAGGGCTGGCAGGTCTGGCTGTTCGGCTCCAAGAATGATCACGCGGTGGGCGAGAGCATTCGCGAACGACTGATTCCCGGCCTGCGCGAAGAGTCGGCGAACCTCAGCGGCGGCACGTCACTGGCCGAAGCCATCGATTTGCTGTCCTGCGCCGATGCGGTCGTCTCCAACGACTCCGGCTTGATGCACGTCGCCGCTGCGCTCAACCGTCCGTTGGTGGCGGTCTACGGTTCCACCTCGCCGGGGTTCACGCCACCGCTGGCCGATCAGGTCGAGATCGTGCAATTGGGCATCGAGTGCAGCCCGTGTTTCGAGCGCACCTGCCGTTTCGGGCACTACAACTGCCTGCGCCTGCTGGAGCCCGAGTCGGTCATCACGTCGTTGAGCCACTTGGGTGGCACGCCGGTCGAGGTCGCCTGA
- the aceE gene encoding pyruvate dehydrogenase (acetyl-transferring), homodimeric type — protein sequence MQDLDPVETQEWLDALESVLDKEGEDRAHYLMTRMGELATRSGSQLPYSITTPYRNTIPVTREARMPGDLFMERRIRSIVRWNALAMVMRANMQDPDLGGHISTFASSATLYDIGFNYFFQAPTEEHGGDLIYYQGHASPGIYARAFLEGRLSEEQMLKFRQEVDGGGLSSYPHPHLMPDFWQFPTVSMGLGPITAIYQARFMKYLENRGFIPAGKQKVWCFIGDGECDEPETLGAISLAGRENLDNLIFVINCNLQRLDGPVRGNAKIIQELEGVFRGAAWNVNKVIWGRMWDPLFAQDEDGLMQRRMDKAIDGEYQNYKAKDGAYVRKHFFGDDPELLKRVENLSDDEIWKLNRGGHDPYKVYAAYHQAVNHKGQPTVILAKTIKGYGTGAGEAKNTAHNTKKVDIESLKKFRDRFDIPLNDSELESLPFYRPAEDSAEMKYLRKCREKLGGSLPQRNRGNISIPTPSLDTLKSVLDGSGDREISTTMAFGRILASMVKDKELGKRIVPILADEARTFGMEGMFRQLGIYSPVGQLYEPVDRDQVMYYREEKDGQILQEGLNEAGAFSSFIAAGTAYSNYNTPMLPVYIFYSMFGFQRIGDLAWAAGDAQTRGFLLGGTSGRTTLNGEGLQHEDGHSHILASTIPNVRSYDPAYAYELAVIMQEGTHRMMTLQENVYYYITVMNENYHQPAMPAGVEQGIIKGMYLLEEDKREAAHHVQLLGSGTILNEVREAAKILREEFNIGADVWSVTSFNELRRNGLAAERSNRLKPGQKPQLSYVEECLNGRKGPVIASTDYMKLFADQIRQWVPTKEYKVLGTDGYGRSDSRKKLRHFFEVDRKFVVLAALEALADRGDIEPKVVAEAITKFGIDPEKRNPLDC from the coding sequence ATGCAAGACCTCGATCCCGTCGAAACCCAGGAATGGCTGGACGCCCTGGAATCGGTTCTCGACAAAGAAGGCGAAGACCGTGCTCATTATTTGATGACCCGTATGGGCGAGCTGGCCACACGTAGTGGTTCGCAGCTGCCGTACTCCATCACCACGCCATACCGCAACACCATCCCTGTTACCCGCGAAGCACGCATGCCCGGCGACCTGTTCATGGAACGCCGCATCCGTTCGATCGTTCGCTGGAACGCCCTGGCGATGGTGATGCGCGCCAACATGCAAGACCCAGATCTGGGTGGCCACATCTCCACCTTCGCCTCCAGTGCGACCCTGTATGACATCGGCTTCAACTACTTCTTCCAGGCCCCGACCGAAGAACACGGCGGCGACCTGATCTACTACCAGGGCCACGCCTCGCCAGGCATCTACGCTCGCGCCTTCCTCGAAGGTCGCTTGAGCGAAGAGCAGATGCTGAAATTCCGTCAGGAAGTGGACGGTGGCGGCCTGTCGTCGTATCCGCACCCGCACCTGATGCCTGACTTCTGGCAGTTCCCGACCGTTTCCATGGGTCTGGGTCCGATCACCGCGATCTACCAGGCACGCTTCATGAAATACCTGGAAAACCGTGGCTTCATCCCGGCTGGCAAGCAAAAAGTCTGGTGCTTCATCGGCGACGGCGAGTGCGACGAGCCGGAAACCCTGGGCGCCATCTCCCTGGCCGGTCGTGAAAACCTCGACAACCTGATCTTCGTCATCAACTGCAACCTGCAGCGCCTCGACGGCCCGGTTCGCGGCAACGCCAAGATCATCCAGGAACTGGAAGGCGTATTCCGTGGCGCCGCCTGGAACGTCAACAAGGTCATCTGGGGCCGCATGTGGGACCCACTGTTCGCCCAGGACGAAGACGGCCTCATGCAGCGCCGCATGGACAAAGCCATCGACGGCGAGTATCAGAACTACAAGGCCAAAGACGGCGCGTACGTTCGTAAGCACTTCTTTGGCGACGATCCAGAGCTGCTCAAGCGCGTCGAGAACCTGTCCGACGACGAGATCTGGAAACTCAACCGTGGCGGCCACGACCCGTACAAGGTCTACGCGGCGTACCACCAGGCGGTCAACCACAAAGGCCAGCCTACCGTCATCCTCGCCAAGACCATCAAGGGCTACGGCACCGGTGCGGGCGAAGCGAAGAACACCGCGCACAACACCAAGAAAGTCGATATCGAGTCGCTGAAGAAATTCCGTGATCGCTTCGACATTCCGCTGAACGATTCCGAACTCGAATCGCTGCCGTTCTACCGTCCGGCCGAAGACAGCGCGGAAATGAAATACCTGCGCAAGTGCCGCGAGAAATTGGGCGGCTCCCTGCCTCAGCGCAACCGCGGCAACATCAGCATCCCGACGCCGTCGCTGGACACGCTGAAGTCGGTGCTCGATGGTTCGGGCGACCGCGAAATCTCCACCACCATGGCGTTCGGTCGTATCCTCGCCTCGATGGTGAAGGACAAGGAACTGGGCAAGCGCATCGTTCCGATCCTCGCCGACGAAGCCCGTACCTTCGGTATGGAAGGCATGTTCCGTCAGTTGGGTATCTACTCGCCAGTCGGCCAGCTGTACGAGCCAGTCGACCGCGACCAGGTCATGTACTACCGCGAAGAGAAAGACGGCCAGATCCTGCAGGAAGGCCTCAACGAGGCAGGCGCGTTCTCCTCGTTCATCGCGGCGGGTACGGCCTACAGCAACTACAACACCCCGATGCTGCCGGTCTACATCTTCTACTCGATGTTCGGCTTCCAGCGTATCGGCGACCTGGCATGGGCCGCTGGCGATGCTCAGACTCGTGGCTTCCTGCTGGGCGGCACCTCCGGGCGTACCACGCTCAACGGTGAAGGCCTGCAACACGAAGACGGTCACAGCCACATTCTGGCCAGCACCATCCCGAACGTGCGCAGTTATGACCCTGCCTATGCCTACGAGCTGGCAGTGATCATGCAGGAAGGCACGCATCGCATGATGACGCTGCAGGAAAACGTCTACTACTACATCACCGTGATGAACGAGAACTACCATCAGCCAGCAATGCCGGCCGGTGTAGAGCAAGGCATCATCAAGGGCATGTACCTGCTGGAAGAAGACAAGCGCGAAGCGGCTCATCACGTACAACTGTTGGGCAGCGGCACGATCCTCAACGAAGTGCGTGAAGCGGCGAAGATCCTGCGCGAGGAGTTCAACATCGGCGCCGATGTCTGGAGCGTCACCAGCTTCAACGAACTGCGTCGCAACGGCCTGGCCGCCGAACGCAGCAACCGCCTGAAGCCAGGCCAGAAGCCACAATTGAGCTACGTTGAAGAGTGCCTCAATGGTCGCAAAGGCCCGGTCATCGCATCGACCGACTACATGAAACTGTTCGCTGACCAGATCCGTCAGTGGGTTCCGACCAAGGAATACAAAGTCCTGGGCACCGACGGCTACGGCCGTTCCGACAGCCGCAAGAAGCTGCGTCACTTCTTTGAAGTCGATCGCAAGTTCGTCGTGCTGGCGGCCCTGGAAGCCTTGGCAGACCGTGGCGATATCGAACCGAAAGTCGTGGCGGAAGCCATCACCAAGTTCGGCATCGACCCGGAAAAACGCAACCCGCTGGACTGCTAA
- the waaC gene encoding lipopolysaccharide heptosyltransferase I, whose protein sequence is MRVLLIKTSSLGDVIHTLPALTDAAKAIPGIQFDWVVEEGFAEIPTWHPAVSGVIPVAIRRWRKNLWQTFKNGQWRQFKQRLRDTRYDLVIDAQGLLKSAFLTRYVKAPIAGLDKDSAREPLAARFYDHAYPVARGQHAVERLRQLFAQALGYQVPAGLGDYGLDRSRLLSSESGAPFVLFLHGTTWDTKHWPELYWRQLAERMIGQGLEVHLPWGNPAEKARAERIAEGLDKAVVLPKLNLAGVAKVLAGAQGCVAVDTGLGHLAAALDVPTLSLFGPTNPGLTGAYGKSQVHLAGDYPACAPCLQKKCTYRPTPEDQRQVDTEREWPMCFTRLNPERVAGQLGSLLLAKEHP, encoded by the coding sequence TTGCGGGTACTGCTGATCAAGACCTCGTCGCTGGGTGACGTCATTCATACCCTGCCTGCGCTGACCGATGCGGCCAAGGCCATCCCCGGCATCCAGTTCGACTGGGTCGTGGAGGAAGGCTTTGCGGAAATCCCGACCTGGCACCCGGCGGTGTCCGGCGTGATTCCGGTGGCAATCCGGCGTTGGCGCAAGAACCTGTGGCAGACCTTCAAGAACGGCCAATGGCGCCAGTTCAAACAGCGTCTTCGTGACACTCGTTACGATTTGGTGATCGATGCGCAAGGCCTGCTGAAAAGCGCGTTTCTGACGCGCTACGTCAAGGCGCCGATTGCTGGGCTGGATAAAGACTCGGCCCGCGAACCCCTCGCTGCACGCTTTTACGACCACGCGTACCCGGTCGCACGCGGTCAGCACGCGGTCGAGCGTTTGCGGCAATTGTTCGCTCAAGCGCTGGGCTATCAAGTTCCGGCGGGGCTGGGGGATTACGGGCTGGATCGCAGTCGCCTACTGAGCAGTGAAAGCGGCGCGCCTTTTGTGCTGTTTCTGCATGGCACGACCTGGGACACCAAACATTGGCCCGAGCTGTACTGGCGCCAGTTGGCCGAGCGCATGATCGGTCAGGGTCTGGAAGTGCACCTGCCGTGGGGCAACCCTGCCGAGAAAGCGCGCGCTGAGCGTATCGCCGAGGGACTTGATAAAGCCGTTGTGCTGCCCAAATTGAATCTGGCAGGCGTCGCTAAAGTGCTGGCCGGCGCGCAAGGCTGCGTCGCTGTGGACACAGGGCTCGGGCATCTGGCAGCGGCGCTGGACGTGCCGACCCTTTCACTGTTCGGCCCGACCAACCCCGGCCTGACCGGCGCCTACGGCAAGTCGCAGGTTCACCTCGCAGGCGATTACCCGGCCTGCGCGCCGTGCCTGCAAAAGAAATGCACTTATCGACCGACCCCTGAAGATCAGCGTCAGGTCGATACCGAACGCGAGTGGCCGATGTGCTTCACTCGCCTGAATCCCGAGCGAGTAGCGGGCCAGTTGGGCTCGCTGTTGCTGGCAAAGGAACATCCGTGA
- a CDS encoding glycosyltransferase family 4 protein, with amino-acid sequence MQLAFVLYKYFPFGGLQRDFMRIALECQQRGHSIRVYTLIWEGDVPPGFEVLVAPVKAIFNHRRNEKLTDWMNADLAKRPVDRLIGFNKMPGLDVYYAADGCYEDKAQNLRHGLYKYWGRYRHFADYERSVFAKDAKTEVLMISEVQQPLFIKHYDTPLKRFHLLPPGISQDRRAPTNAAEIRAEFRREFKLADDDLLLVQIGSGFKTKGVDRSLKALAALPSALRKRTRLFVIGQDDPKVFQLQSTTLGLSDNVTFMKGRSDIPRFLLGADLLIHPAYNENTGTVLLEALVAGLPVLVSAVCGYAHYIAEADSGLVLDEPFEQSQLNQYLSRMLEDDAARSAWGKNGLAFADTADLYSMPQHAADVILAEHHG; translated from the coding sequence ATGCAACTGGCATTCGTGCTTTATAAATACTTTCCCTTCGGCGGCTTGCAGCGTGATTTCATGCGCATCGCCCTGGAGTGTCAGCAGCGCGGGCATTCGATCCGCGTCTACACGCTGATCTGGGAAGGTGACGTGCCGCCCGGCTTCGAAGTGCTGGTGGCGCCGGTCAAGGCGATCTTCAATCATCGCCGCAATGAAAAACTCACCGACTGGATGAACGCCGACCTGGCCAAGCGCCCGGTGGATCGTCTGATCGGCTTCAACAAAATGCCCGGTCTGGACGTGTATTACGCCGCCGACGGCTGTTATGAAGACAAGGCGCAGAACCTGCGTCACGGCCTGTACAAATACTGGGGCCGCTATCGCCACTTCGCCGATTACGAGCGCTCGGTGTTCGCCAAAGACGCGAAAACCGAAGTGCTGATGATTTCCGAAGTGCAGCAGCCGCTGTTCATCAAGCACTACGACACGCCGCTCAAGCGCTTTCACCTGTTGCCGCCGGGGATTTCCCAAGACCGTCGCGCACCGACCAATGCCGCCGAGATCCGCGCCGAATTCCGACGCGAATTCAAATTGGCTGACGACGACCTGCTGCTGGTGCAGATAGGCTCCGGCTTCAAGACCAAGGGTGTTGACCGTAGCCTGAAAGCCCTCGCGGCCTTGCCGTCGGCGTTGCGCAAACGCACGCGCCTGTTCGTCATCGGTCAGGACGACCCGAAAGTCTTCCAGTTGCAGAGCACGACGTTGGGCCTGAGCGACAACGTGACCTTCATGAAGGGCCGCAGCGACATCCCGCGCTTCCTGCTGGGCGCCGACCTGTTGATTCACCCGGCGTACAACGAGAACACCGGCACGGTGCTGCTCGAAGCGTTGGTCGCGGGCCTGCCGGTGCTGGTCAGCGCGGTGTGTGGCTACGCCCATTACATCGCCGAAGCCGACAGCGGTCTGGTCCTCGACGAGCCGTTCGAGCAGAGTCAGCTCAATCAATACCTGAGCCGCATGCTCGAAGACGATGCCGCTCGCTCGGCCTGGGGCAAGAACGGGCTGGCGTTCGCTGACACGGCTGACCTTTACAGCATGCCGCAGCACGCTGCGGATGTGATTCTGGCGGAGCACCACGGATGA
- a CDS encoding lipopolysaccharide kinase InaA family protein, whose protein sequence is MAGWNLEPEYAELAADFGSLDAVFALQGERLTRDPLSEVIRVERGGVNYYVKRYVAAGKGLRRYLGRPRVKSEWQNLKRFAKWGIPTAEVIAWGLERRGAAYDRGALITRELPRTEDLSELARVHDERLDNRSWVDRISQQVARYTRTMHDHRFTHNDLKWRNLLVDDRSTVFLIDCPNGAFWVSFMLRYRITKDLACLDKVAKYHLSATQRLRFYLQYRGRERLNASDKKRIRHIVSFFEGRE, encoded by the coding sequence ATGGCGGGGTGGAACCTTGAACCGGAATACGCCGAGCTGGCCGCTGACTTTGGATCGCTGGACGCCGTGTTTGCCTTGCAAGGCGAGCGATTGACCCGCGACCCGCTGTCGGAAGTGATTCGCGTGGAGCGTGGTGGCGTGAATTACTACGTCAAACGTTACGTCGCGGCGGGCAAAGGGCTGCGCCGTTATCTGGGGCGGCCTCGCGTGAAGTCCGAGTGGCAGAACCTCAAGCGTTTCGCCAAGTGGGGGATTCCGACAGCCGAGGTGATCGCCTGGGGCCTTGAGCGCCGGGGCGCCGCGTATGATCGCGGCGCGTTGATCACCCGCGAACTGCCGCGCACCGAGGATTTGTCGGAGCTGGCGCGGGTCCACGACGAGCGTCTGGACAACCGTTCCTGGGTGGACCGAATCAGCCAGCAGGTCGCACGCTACACCCGGACCATGCACGATCATCGCTTCACCCATAACGACCTGAAGTGGCGCAACCTGTTGGTGGACGACCGCTCGACGGTGTTTCTGATCGATTGCCCGAACGGCGCATTCTGGGTCAGTTTCATGCTGCGCTATCGGATCACCAAGGACTTGGCGTGTCTGGACAAGGTGGCTAAATATCACCTGTCCGCGACCCAGCGCCTGCGCTTCTATTTGCAATACCGTGGGCGCGAGCGCCTGAACGCATCGGACAAGAAGCGCATTCGACACATCGTCAGCTTTTTCGAGGGGCGGGAATGA
- the rfaP gene encoding lipopolysaccharide core heptose(I) kinase RfaP translates to MKLILAEPFKSLWAGRDAFEAVEALQGQVYRELENRRTLRTEVDGRGYFVKIHRGIGWGEVAKNLLTAKLPVLGAGKEFDAINRLTEVGVPTMTSVAYGERGSNPAAQHSFIVTEELAPTESMEDVSINWVKQPPEPRMKWAYIAEVARLVGMMHRAGVNHRDCYLCHFLLHTDTPVTPESFKLSVIDLHRAQTRDQITQRWRNKDLAALYFSALDIGLTRRDKMRFLKGYFQQPLRQILAEESALLVWLEAKAEKLYQRKLRYGDAL, encoded by the coding sequence ATGAAACTGATCCTCGCTGAACCCTTCAAGTCCCTCTGGGCCGGGCGCGACGCGTTCGAAGCCGTCGAGGCGTTGCAAGGTCAGGTGTACCGCGAGCTGGAAAACCGTCGCACGCTGCGCACTGAAGTCGATGGCCGCGGCTATTTCGTCAAGATTCATCGCGGCATTGGCTGGGGTGAAGTGGCGAAGAATCTGCTGACCGCCAAACTGCCGGTGCTGGGCGCGGGCAAGGAATTCGACGCGATCAACCGCCTCACGGAAGTCGGCGTCCCGACCATGACCTCCGTGGCCTATGGCGAGCGCGGCAGCAACCCGGCCGCGCAGCATTCGTTCATCGTCACCGAAGAGCTGGCGCCGACCGAGAGCATGGAAGACGTCAGCATCAACTGGGTGAAACAGCCACCCGAGCCGCGCATGAAGTGGGCGTATATCGCTGAAGTCGCACGGCTGGTCGGCATGATGCACCGCGCCGGGGTCAACCATCGCGACTGCTACCTGTGCCACTTCCTGCTGCATACCGACACGCCGGTCACCCCGGAAAGCTTCAAGCTGTCGGTGATCGACCTGCACCGTGCGCAGACGCGGGATCAGATCACTCAACGCTGGCGCAACAAGGACCTGGCCGCGCTGTATTTCTCGGCGCTGGACATCGGCCTGACCCGCCGCGACAAAATGCGTTTCCTCAAAGGCTATTTCCAGCAGCCGCTGCGCCAGATTCTGGCTGAAGAGTCGGCGTTGCTGGTGTGGCTGGAGGCCAAGGCCGAGAAGCTCTATCAGCGCAAATTGCGGTACGGGGATGCGCTCTGA